Proteins encoded in a region of the Acomys russatus chromosome 14, mAcoRus1.1, whole genome shotgun sequence genome:
- the LOC127198782 gene encoding prostate and testis expressed protein 14-like, translated as MGKNLLLILLGLSFVLGFLQALTCLQCYLFDSNGVCEKGESTCEAKDGQECGILVVSEDYDIVFGLQDCSSNCLNQTFTFYNTTLEFTCCHNQSLCNEF; from the exons ATGGGGAAGAATCTCCTTTTGATCCTGCTGGGCCTTTCCTTTGTGCTGGGCTTCCTTCAAG CTCTGACATGTTTGCAGTGCTACCTGTTCGACTCTAATGGGGTCTGTGAGAAAGGAGAATCTACCTGTGAAGCTAAGGATGGCCAGGAATGTGGCATATTGGTAGTTTCTGAAG ATTACGATATCGTGTTTGGGCTGCAGGATTGTTCTTCCAATTGCTTAAATCAGACTTTTACCTTTTATAATACAACATTGGAGTTTACATGTTGCCATAACCAATCGCTCTGTAATGAGTTTTAG